The genomic region ttttgataatgagTAGCTTCATATTCTTCCTCCTGCCAGAAACAAAACAAGTACCAATTGAGGAAGTGTATCTTCTATGGCAAAATCACTGGTTTTGGAAGCGCATTGTGGGCAATGGAGACCAAGTTGAACTAGATGAAAAAACTAATAGACAAGAAGTTTAAAATCTTTCTTGttctgataattttttttttctgttaatGAAAGTGAGGATGCATCATATTCTAATTCAGAAGACAATTATCTAAAGTTACTGTCAAGTTCAGCATTAATCCTGCTCAGGAAGAACTGTCaagtttcttttgttttttgtttgtaatatatttccttttcctattcactttttctttccctaatTTTCCTAACAATTAATCCattacttataattaaaaagcactcaagaatatatatattttcttctcaaaataagaaaaaggaacataaacaaaattaagCAAAATGCAATGATATAGATACGGCGTCGTTAAATAATTGCGAAGGGCAGTTTTGTCAAAGCAGACTTACAAACTAAAGCCCTTTCCCGCCATTATAAGACTGATCTATAACTgactagaaagaaaaaaccacCAAAAtccctctcttctttctcccTCTAAAAACATGACCACCATTTTCGCCCCAGTCATTTTCCTTCTCATGGCCACAGCTTCACAGACACCATGTCCGCCGCCACCAGTAGCAAGCTGCACCGGCGAGCTAGTGGCTATCTCTCCATGCCTCGGCTACATTTCCTCGGAGCCAAACAACATGACGGAAACACCTACTTCTCAGTGCTGCGATGCTTTAGAGAAAGCTTTCAGTTCCAGTGAAGGTAACTGCTTCTGTTATCTGATAAAGCAGCCTCTGATCTTTGGATTCCCACTAAACCAATCGAGAGTGGTGTCCTTGCCTTCCGTTTGTTCAGAAACGACGAATTTCACATCTCTCGAATCGATTTGTTCAGGTTAGAGTTTTAATATCGCAATTCTTGATTTGATGCAATCTGCaaaacttttctttgtttaatttggtGTTTGGTCATTAATTAGGGATTTTTTGGATGTTTATTagagtgaaaaaaaaaaaaaacagcaaATGGCTCAATGGCACATATTGGAATATTAGGCGCACGTTAGCATATATGCGTTAGGAATTATAAGGTATTTTAAAGGTTCAGTAGATTTCACACGGACCGACTCTCAGTCTATTCTTTGTGATTACAGGATCGCCAGCACTGCCTCCTCTCCATAGCATAACAGATCCAGTGACTAAAAAACCATCTAATTCTGGTAACTGGACTCTAGTAGTTCATTATTGCATCTAAATAACGGTAGTATTAGTTTTGTGTTAATTAAGCACTCGAACTTGCCAACAGGAAATGCTGAGAATTCGTCTGCACCAATGAGTTTCACACCAACTGCAGAGAAGCTGCCGCCGTCACAGTTGATAAAACCAGCCAGCCATTCATCTGCAGCGGGACATATTAGCAGTTGGTTTCTTCCTGAAGCACTGATAACATCTGCAGCAGTTTTCATCTTGGCTCATCTGTAACGTGATAAATAATCTGATTTCTACTTGAGGGTCTACTTGTTTTGAAATAACAAACTCGTCAGTGTATTAGTTGACACATTTATTTGTAATGACATATATGTTCTCTAACAAAAAGGCAACAGCATTCTAGAGTAGATACAATATCAACATTCCATTTCTTTCTAGTGTTCACAGTGGTATCAGACCACTACATCCTGCAAGtcaaaatatttcatttgGTAAACAACTCTTAAATTTCACCAGATCCTATTGCTTCCTCATTTACCACCAGATTTTCCACCTTCAAAAACAAGGGAAGCATCTTATCtaaaatcaaaaacaaaattaaacataaattgtTTTAATGTACGCGAagatttaatcaaattttactTCCAACCATCAGACCATTCAGTTTCATCCGTGACAGGCTTTGGAGTTTCTGCTTGACAGTAGTCTTGATTCCATCCATGCTCTTCAGTGGACTGAGGGTTTCCGTTATAATAGTCATAGTTGGCACCATCATCCTGTATTTGATATTCTTCAACATACTCTTCTCCTTCTGGGAGACCACAACCCTGATAAGACTCGTGGTCTGCACAATACCATAAAAGCTTACTCCAGTGTGGGTCCTGCAAATTGCAAACAacaaaaagtaagaaaaacaaatgCACGGCATAAGAGTTCCTTTAAATGTGCATCATATGGCTATGACATTTAAGTTTGAAACATCATACTCTTGgtcatattttaattgttgGCTCGCACTTTAGCACAAACCCTCGGAGCAAATACCGACACAATTCTATCAATTGAGTTATGAGTATAATAATATGTGTGATTATGCATATTACATAGTTTGTGCAATAGTAATGCTAGGGTTAACTAGGATCCAATCTCTAGGAAAGTCTACTCTGTCAAGTAACAtgaatttctttctatttgCTTGACCTAATCTCTTATAATGGCCTACAAATAAAAGTATTACCTTATTGACAATATGCGGATTCCCGATTAAGATAAGCAGTGACATTGCACGGGTAATAGCCACATTGAACCTTTTTGGATTGCTCAAAAAACCCAAACAATGAGCTCTGTCAAAGTCATTGTGTTTCACTGTTGATCTGACAGTAGAAATGAcaattacttttctttcttgaccTTGAAATTGTTCAACACTGCCAACTTTTATGTCAGGCATATCCAAATCATCAAAGGCCTTCTTTAGTTTGAGCACTTGCTGCCTATAAGGTGTAATGACCCCAATATCAACCTCATTCAGATTTCCCCCAGCAATCAGTTTGTTTATGATCTCCACCACCTTGCTTGCTTCAATTCGGTTGAACCATGATGGGTTATTTCCTTCCCTCTCATCACACCCTTGTATACCAAAAAAGAGGACAGGAAATTCCCTTCCCGGAAGCAGATTTACCGAAGACAACAAGGAAATGGTATCATCATTAGACTCTTTGCTCGCAATCAACTCCCCTTCATAGAAGAGTTCTGAAGGCAGTTTTAGAATTTCTGGGTGACATCGGTAGTTCCTAACCAGttttgttatataattttcatctCCATTGCAGTAACATTCACATTCAAAAAGCCTCTCCAAGTATGATTTCTGTAATCCCAGATCCCCTGCATCTCTCGAGTATATTACAGGACCCAACTGCTTGGGGTCTCCAGCAAGAACGACAACTGTATCCCTCCCACAGAGGTTGGATAAAGGGATCATACTTTCTGGCTCTGAAGCTTGGCCAGCCTCATCCAGGAAAATATGAGAGAAATGACCTCGTTCAACACCCTCTGCATAGAGATAACAAGCACTCATAAATGTTGATATGATGATCCTATAGCGTCTGAGAGCGCTGAGGGGGGGACATTTGAAGAGAAGCTCATCGAAGAAACAAAAGCGAATATAATCAGACTTGATATCTCCGAATGGTCGGGAAGTTGCATTGAGTCTGAATATTTCATTCTGTCGAATGTTAGCAGCCTTCTCACGGAGAAGCTTC from Ricinus communis isolate WT05 ecotype wild-type chromosome 9, ASM1957865v1, whole genome shotgun sequence harbors:
- the LOC8280887 gene encoding non-specific lipid transfer protein GPI-anchored 25, which translates into the protein MTTIFAPVIFLLMATASQTPCPPPPVASCTGELVAISPCLGYISSEPNNMTETPTSQCCDALEKAFSSSEGNCFCYLIKQPLIFGFPLNQSRVVSLPSVCSETTNFTSLESICSGSPALPPLHSITDPVTKKPSNSGNAENSSAPMSFTPTAEKLPPSQLIKPASHSSAAGHISSWFLPEALITSAAVFILAHL